A genomic segment from Luteibacter aegosomatis encodes:
- the trpE gene encoding anthranilate synthase component I has product MISREQFDAYAAQGHTRIPLVREVFSDLDTPLSVYLKLADGPYTFLFESVEGGATWGRHSIIGLPARRVYRLRGHELEVEDNGEVIERRHLDDPLAEIEVLRQQYVVPKLPGLPDFNGGLVGYFGFETIGYIEKRLAQWDKRDELGTPDVLLMLADELAVFDNLKGRLYLIVHADPSRPQAYAEAVRRLDALAFRLRQAGASYPQMLQPAAIDESDFKSSFTREEYEAMVRTAQEYIRAGDIFQVVPSQRLSVGFNARPVDVYRALRAMNPSPYMFFIDIGGTQIVGSSPEILVRLKNGRVVLRPIAGTRRRGKDTAEDVALEEELLADPKERAEHLMLIDLGRNDVGRVSRTGTVQLSESFVVERYSHVMHIVSQVEGDLKDGMSYMDVIKATFPAGTVSGAPKIRALEIIQELEPFKRNIYAGAIGWLGWWGDADTAIAIRTAVIQDGRLHVQAGGGVVYDSDPAAEWEETMNKGRALFRAVAQAAKGL; this is encoded by the coding sequence ATGATCTCCCGCGAACAATTCGACGCCTACGCCGCGCAGGGCCACACCCGCATCCCGCTGGTGCGCGAGGTCTTCTCCGACCTCGATACCCCGCTGTCGGTGTACCTGAAGCTGGCCGACGGCCCGTACACCTTCCTGTTCGAATCGGTCGAGGGCGGTGCCACCTGGGGACGCCATTCCATCATCGGCCTGCCGGCCAGGCGCGTGTACCGCCTGCGCGGCCACGAGCTGGAAGTGGAAGACAACGGCGAAGTGATCGAACGCCGCCACCTCGACGACCCGCTCGCGGAAATCGAAGTGCTGCGCCAGCAATACGTGGTGCCGAAGTTGCCGGGCCTGCCCGACTTCAACGGCGGCCTCGTCGGCTACTTCGGTTTCGAGACCATCGGCTACATCGAGAAGCGCCTCGCCCAGTGGGACAAGCGCGACGAACTGGGCACGCCCGACGTGCTGCTGATGCTCGCCGACGAGCTGGCCGTGTTCGACAACCTCAAGGGCCGTCTCTACCTCATCGTGCACGCGGACCCCTCGCGTCCGCAGGCCTACGCCGAAGCCGTGCGCCGCCTCGACGCGCTGGCCTTCCGCCTGCGCCAGGCCGGCGCGTCGTATCCGCAGATGCTGCAGCCGGCGGCCATCGACGAATCCGATTTCAAATCCTCGTTCACCCGCGAGGAATACGAAGCCATGGTGCGCACCGCGCAGGAATACATCCGCGCGGGCGACATCTTCCAGGTGGTGCCCTCGCAGCGCCTCAGCGTCGGCTTCAACGCACGGCCGGTGGACGTCTACCGCGCGCTGCGCGCGATGAATCCCTCGCCGTACATGTTCTTCATCGACATCGGCGGCACGCAGATCGTCGGCTCGTCGCCGGAAATCCTCGTGCGCCTGAAGAACGGCCGCGTGGTGCTGCGTCCCATCGCCGGCACGCGCCGTCGCGGTAAAGACACGGCCGAAGACGTGGCGCTCGAGGAAGAGCTGCTCGCCGATCCGAAGGAGCGCGCCGAACACCTCATGCTCATCGACCTCGGCCGCAACGACGTGGGCCGCGTGAGCCGGACGGGCACGGTGCAGCTTTCCGAATCCTTCGTGGTGGAGCGCTACTCGCACGTGATGCACATCGTGTCGCAGGTGGAAGGCGACCTGAAAGACGGCATGTCGTACATGGACGTCATCAAGGCCACGTTCCCCGCGGGCACGGTCAGCGGCGCGCCGAAGATCCGCGCGCTGGAGATCATCCAGGAACTCGAGCCCTTCAAACGCAATATCTACGCCGGCGCCATCGGTTGGCTCGGCTGGTGGGGCGACGCGGACACGGCCATCGCCATCCGCACCGCGGTGATCCAGGACGGCCGTCTGCACGTGCAGGCCGGTGGTGGTGTGGTGTACGACTCCGACCCCGCCGCCGAGTGGGAAGAGACGATGAACAAGGGTCGCGCGCTGTTCCGCGCGGTGGCCCAGGCCGCCAAGGGGCTGTAA
- a CDS encoding DUF4019 domain-containing protein, giving the protein MRTHTATAGKVAAVTPSAATFGAMLTIAHAPKLGPQPNSLDNAVSSATHWVRLAELRRPDAMWLEAGAMMQKLVSREEWSRYIRRIRVDRGPLQAREWFEVTRVRDPVGLPPGDYLNVIFVAHYAKAVQFETISLAPGASGWLPVGYVIRPVQHEV; this is encoded by the coding sequence ATGCGAACGCACACAGCGACCGCCGGCAAGGTCGCCGCCGTGACACCCAGCGCCGCCACGTTCGGCGCGATGCTCACGATCGCCCATGCGCCGAAACTCGGGCCCCAACCCAATTCGCTCGACAACGCCGTCAGCAGCGCCACGCACTGGGTAAGGCTCGCCGAACTGCGCCGCCCCGATGCGATGTGGCTCGAAGCCGGGGCGATGATGCAGAAACTCGTCTCGCGCGAAGAATGGTCGCGTTACATCCGCCGCATCCGCGTCGATCGTGGGCCGCTGCAGGCGCGCGAGTGGTTCGAGGTGACGCGCGTGCGCGATCCGGTGGGATTGCCCCCGGGCGATTACCTCAACGTGATCTTCGTGGCGCATTACGCGAAAGCGGTGCAGTTCGAGACGATATCGCTGGCGCCCGGGGCGTCGGGGTGGTTGCCGGTGGGGTATGTGATCCGGCCGGTGCAGCACGAGGTGTGA
- a CDS encoding alpha/beta fold hydrolase gives MRRFALCLLALTLPAFADDTPTVQDLGARLERAEYPYPVTMFPVSSQGQSLEMAYMDVKPAKPNGRAVVLLHGKNFCGPYWKATADRLAGEGYRVVIPDQIGFCKSSKPRGYQYGIAQLAANTHALLASLGIDKVTVVAHSMGGMIGARYALMFPQGTEKLVMVDPLGLEDWKAKGVPWRSVDDWYRSELKTSYASIRAYQLKSYYDGKWKPEYDTWALMQAGQYEGSGRETSSWAGALTYDMIMNQPVVYEFTQIRVPTVLIIGQRDRTAVGKDAAPADVRETLGNYPVLGREAAAKIPGAKLIPLEGLGHSPMIEAPERFYKALDEAL, from the coding sequence ATGCGCCGCTTCGCCCTCTGCCTGCTCGCCCTCACCCTGCCCGCCTTCGCCGACGACACGCCGACCGTGCAAGATCTCGGCGCGCGGCTGGAACGTGCCGAATATCCCTACCCCGTGACGATGTTCCCGGTAAGCAGCCAGGGCCAGTCGCTGGAGATGGCCTACATGGACGTAAAGCCCGCCAAGCCGAACGGACGCGCGGTGGTGCTGCTGCACGGCAAGAACTTCTGCGGTCCCTACTGGAAAGCCACGGCCGATCGCCTCGCCGGGGAGGGATACCGCGTGGTGATTCCCGACCAGATCGGTTTCTGCAAATCGTCCAAGCCACGCGGTTACCAGTACGGCATCGCGCAATTGGCCGCGAACACGCACGCCTTGCTGGCGAGCCTGGGCATCGACAAGGTGACCGTGGTGGCGCATTCGATGGGCGGCATGATCGGTGCGCGTTATGCGCTGATGTTTCCGCAGGGCACCGAGAAGCTGGTGATGGTGGATCCGCTCGGACTGGAAGACTGGAAAGCCAAGGGCGTGCCGTGGCGCAGTGTCGACGACTGGTACCGGAGTGAGCTGAAGACCTCTTACGCGAGCATTCGCGCGTATCAGTTGAAGAGCTATTACGACGGTAAGTGGAAGCCCGAGTACGACACGTGGGCCTTGATGCAGGCGGGGCAGTATGAAGGCTCGGGTCGCGAGACATCGTCGTGGGCGGGGGCGTTGACCTACGACATGATCATGAACCAGCCGGTCGTGTACGAGTTCACGCAGATCCGCGTACCGACGGTGCTGATCATCGGGCAGCGCGATCGTACGGCGGTGGGCAAGGATGCGGCGCCTGCCGACGTTCGCGAGACGCTGGGGAATTACCCGGTGCTGGGGCGCGAAGCGGCGGCGAAGATTCCGGGGGCGAAGCTGATTCCGCTGGAGGGGTTGGGGCATTCACCAATGATCGAGGCGCCGGAGCGGTTCTATAAAGCGTTGGATGAGGCACTCTGA
- a CDS encoding leucyl aminopeptidase family protein has translation MSSLIERKSGKRRPIPIETVDAAGMAAAEERLSPAHRQWVASTGFRPMPGSCVVLPDPRGAIARVLIGVDRTDPLPALGDLARRLPEGVYEIADEGVIDDRDLLALGWALGAYRFDRYRKPGREPASLVVEGSTLRALQPIVDATAQVRDLVNTPTEDMGPEHLSQAVHALATEHKAKVREWVGDELLPANFPTIHAVGRASHRAPRMIELTWGKHSNPKLTIVGKGVCFDTGGLDIKPSDGMRWMKKDMGGAAHAIALAGLVMGAKLPVRLTLLVPAVENAIAGNALRPGEVIRTRAGITVEVDNTDAEGRLILCDALAFAAEQAPDLIVDFATLTGAARVALGPELPALFTNRDQLADDVIGAAEAVHDPMWRLPLWRPYRRMLDSYIADFANAGPSRHAGAVTAALYLERFVPEGQNWMHLDTYSWNDGDRPAHPRGGEAQGLRAFFRFLSERYS, from the coding sequence ATGTCGTCGCTGATCGAACGCAAGTCCGGAAAACGCCGTCCCATTCCCATCGAGACGGTGGATGCCGCCGGGATGGCCGCGGCGGAAGAGCGCCTGAGCCCGGCGCACCGGCAGTGGGTCGCCTCGACGGGTTTCCGGCCCATGCCCGGCTCCTGCGTGGTGCTGCCCGATCCGCGCGGCGCCATCGCCCGTGTGTTGATCGGCGTGGATCGCACCGATCCGCTGCCGGCCCTGGGTGATCTGGCCCGTCGGCTGCCTGAAGGCGTTTATGAGATCGCCGACGAGGGCGTGATCGACGACCGCGACCTGCTCGCGCTCGGCTGGGCGCTGGGAGCGTATCGCTTCGATCGCTATCGCAAGCCCGGCCGCGAGCCCGCGTCGTTGGTCGTCGAGGGCTCCACGCTGCGCGCGTTGCAGCCGATCGTCGACGCCACCGCGCAGGTGCGCGACCTGGTCAACACGCCCACCGAGGACATGGGGCCGGAGCATCTCTCCCAGGCCGTCCATGCGCTGGCGACCGAGCACAAGGCGAAGGTGCGCGAGTGGGTGGGCGACGAGCTGTTGCCGGCCAACTTCCCCACCATCCACGCCGTGGGCCGCGCCAGCCATCGCGCGCCGCGCATGATCGAGCTCACCTGGGGCAAGCATTCGAACCCGAAGCTGACCATCGTCGGCAAGGGCGTGTGCTTCGACACCGGCGGCCTGGACATCAAGCCGTCGGACGGCATGCGCTGGATGAAGAAAGACATGGGCGGCGCGGCGCACGCCATCGCGCTGGCCGGCCTGGTGATGGGCGCGAAGCTGCCGGTGCGGCTCACGCTGCTGGTGCCCGCCGTGGAGAACGCCATCGCCGGCAATGCCCTGCGTCCGGGCGAGGTGATCCGCACGCGCGCGGGCATCACGGTGGAGGTGGACAACACCGACGCCGAGGGTCGGCTGATCCTCTGCGATGCGCTGGCCTTCGCGGCCGAGCAGGCGCCGGACCTGATCGTGGATTTCGCCACGCTCACGGGCGCGGCGCGCGTGGCGCTGGGGCCGGAGTTGCCGGCGCTGTTCACCAATCGCGATCAGCTGGCCGACGACGTGATCGGCGCGGCGGAGGCGGTGCACGATCCGATGTGGCGCTTGCCGCTGTGGCGTCCTTACCGGCGCATGCTCGATTCGTACATCGCCGACTTCGCCAACGCGGGACCGTCGCGGCATGCGGGAGCGGTCACGGCGGCGCTTTACCTCGAACGGTTCGTTCCCGAGGGGCAGAACTGGATGCACCTGGATACGTACTCGTGGAACGACGGCGATCGACCGGCGCATCCGCGGGGCGGTGAGGCGCAGGGGTTGCGTGCGTTCTTCCGGTTCCTGTCCGAGCGGTATTCCTGA